A DNA window from Ranitomeya imitator isolate aRanImi1 chromosome 2, aRanImi1.pri, whole genome shotgun sequence contains the following coding sequences:
- the LOC138666896 gene encoding splicing regulatory glutamine/lysine-rich protein 1-like yields the protein MEELASLRRRSSRRSHRRRRSSRRSHRRRRSSRRSHRGRRSSRRSHRGRRSSRRSHRGRRSSRRSHRGRRSSRRSHRGRRSSRRSHRGRRSSRRSHRGRRSSRRSHRGRRSSRRSHRGRRSSRRSHRGRRSSRRSHRGRRSSRPAVRFRGRRSSRRSHRRRRSSRRSHRGRRSSRRSHRGWRSSRRSHRGRRSSRRSHRGRRSSRRSHRGRRSSRRSHRGRRSSCRSHRGRRSSRAAHTEDGGARVAHTEDGGARVAHTEDGGARVAHTEDGGARVAHTEDGGARVAHTEDGGARAAHTEDGGARVAHTEDLASLTPRTEELASLTPRTEELCVDGCVSCSVTPRTEELASLTPRTEELASQRGR from the exons ATGGAAGAACTTGCGTCACTCA GACGGAGGAGCTCGCGTCGCTCACACCGAAGACGGAGGAGCTCGCGTCGCTCACACCGAAGACGGAGGAGCTCGCGTCGCTCACACCGAGGACGGAGGAGCTCGCGCCGCTCACACCGAGGACGGAGGAGCTCGCGTCGCTCACACCGAGGACGGAGGAGCTCGCGTCGCTCACACCGAGGACGGAGGAGCTCGCGTCGCTCACACCGAGGACGGAGGAGCTCGCGTCGCTCACACCGAGGACGGAGGAGCTCGCGTCGCTCACACCGAGGACGGAGGAGCTCGCGTCGCTCACACCGAGGACGGAGGAGCTCGCGTCGCTCACACCGAGGACGGAGGAGCTCGCGTCGCTCACACCGAGGACGGAGGAGCTCGCGTCGCTCACACCGAGGACGGAGGAGCTCGCGTC CTGCTGTGAGATTCCGAGGACGGAGGAGCTCGCGTCGCTCACACCGAAGACGGAGGAGCTCGCGTCGCTCACACCGAGGACGGAGGAGCTCGCGTCGCTCACACCGAGGATGGAGGAGCTCGCGTCGCTCACACCGAGGACGGAGGAGCTCGCGTCGCTCACACCGAGGACGGAGGAGCTCGCGTCGCTCACACCGAGGACGGAGGAGCTCGCGTCGCTCACACCGAGGACGGAGGAGCTCGTGTCGCTCACACCGAGGACGGAGGAGCT CTCGCGCCGCTCACACCGAGGACGGAGGAGCTCGCGTCGCTCACACCGAGGACGGAGGAGCTCGCGTCGCTCACACCGAGGACGGAGGAGCTCGCGTCGCTCACACCGAGGACGGAGGAGCTCGCGTCGCTCACACCGAGGACGGAGGAGCTCGCGTCGCTCACACCGAGGACGGAGGAGCTCGCGCCGCTCACACCGAGGACGGAGGAGCTCGCGTCGCTCACACCGAGGACCTCGCGTCGCTCACACCGAGGACGGAGGAGCTCGCGTCGCTCACACCGAGGACGGAGGAGCTGTGTGTCGATGGCTGTGTGTCCTGCAGTGTCACACCGAGGACGGAGGAGCTCGCGTCGCTCACACCGAGGACGGAGGAGCTCGCGTCGCAGCGAGGAAGATGA